The Acidobacteriota bacterium genome has a segment encoding these proteins:
- the ftsW gene encoding putative lipid II flippase FtsW — MIHHGSDRILLFTVAGLIVFGLLMVFSTSGALAAHAFESPTYFLARQGVWFLLGIAVMLASSLVPYRVLSSPLVAYMLILVSVVLLVVALLSRDVHGAQRWIFFHGFSFQPSEFAKWAFIGFLAYSVSSRGEDLQSLRGYLVSLAVLSMLLVLIGLQPDFGMVALLTLVAGAMFFLGGMPWRYVFSLGAMSAAALVVFLFAAPYRIKRILTFLDPNSDPLGEGFQIRQSLLAIGSGGIFGKGLGGSEQKLFFLPEPHTDFMYAIICEELGLWGGLAVLGAFLLILWRGLRTAWKAPDSLGMLLAAGFTVSVVAQALLHMGVTLNLLPTKGLPLPFLSYGGSSLVMNCAGIGVLLNVSSHTES, encoded by the coding sequence ATGATTCACCACGGCTCCGATCGCATACTGCTCTTCACGGTGGCGGGGCTGATCGTCTTCGGCCTCCTGATGGTGTTCTCAACGTCGGGCGCGCTCGCGGCGCACGCGTTCGAGTCGCCCACCTATTTTCTCGCAAGGCAGGGTGTGTGGTTTCTGCTCGGCATCGCCGTCATGCTCGCTTCGAGCCTCGTGCCCTACCGCGTACTTTCCTCGCCCCTCGTGGCCTACATGCTCATCCTTGTGTCTGTGGTGCTCCTCGTTGTGGCGCTCCTGAGCCGCGACGTGCACGGGGCCCAGCGCTGGATTTTTTTCCACGGCTTCAGCTTCCAGCCCTCGGAATTTGCCAAGTGGGCCTTCATCGGCTTTCTCGCCTATTCCGTTTCCAGCCGCGGCGAGGATCTTCAATCCCTTCGAGGCTATCTGGTAAGCCTCGCCGTCCTGAGCATGCTGCTCGTTCTCATCGGCCTCCAGCCGGACTTCGGCATGGTGGCGCTTCTTACGCTCGTCGCCGGAGCGATGTTTTTCCTGGGTGGCATGCCGTGGCGATACGTTTTTTCCCTGGGCGCCATGAGTGCGGCTGCCCTTGTGGTGTTCCTCTTTGCGGCCCCCTATCGCATCAAGAGAATCTTGACGTTCCTGGATCCAAACTCCGATCCTCTGGGCGAGGGGTTCCAGATTCGACAGTCCCTCCTGGCCATTGGCTCGGGCGGCATCTTCGGCAAGGGACTGGGAGGAAGCGAGCAAAAACTTTTCTTCCTGCCCGAGCCGCACACTGATTTCATGTATGCCATCATCTGCGAGGAGCTCGGCCTCTGGGGGGGCCTGGCCGTCCTCGGGGCGTTCCTGCTCATCCTGTGGCGCGGGCTGCGCACCGCCTGGAAGGCGCCCGATTCGCTCGGCATGCTTTTGGCGGCCGGGTTCACCGTGTCCGTCGTGGCACAGGCGCTTCTCCACATGGGCGTCACGCTCAATCTTCTTCCCACAAAGGGCCTTCCGCTCCCGTTCCTTTCCTACGGCGGCTCATCGCTCGTGATGAACTGCGCCGGCATAGGAGTGCTTTTAAATGTTTCATCGCATACGGAGTCGTAG
- the murD gene encoding UDP-N-acetylmuramoyl-L-alanine--D-glutamate ligase, producing MNEMQGEKILVVGLGESGAAACEHFLKRGARVTATDLRAESEIACAQALRERGAALECGGHREETFVSADRIVLSPGVPPTIPSLEVARRKGISVTGELELGAREAKAPLLAVTGTNGKGTTVSLLHHILARNGVKSVLAGNVGRPLLRAVEEQPDAEVFVVEVSSFQLETIEQFHARSAVILNVTPDHLERYASFEAYREMKAHVFLNQEAGDLALLNADEPWQRALAEKATARVWWFAMGDVVKGQGAVVRNDTVFVTTNEGRHVEELISLSETKLLGRHNLQNIMAAALMAQDRGVPLQSIRKEIRSFHGLPHVMEFVADVGGVAFYDNSKATNVAAAVKSLEALETPPAEAGERRVVLLLGGRDKGGDYAPLLEVIPRTVKRLVLMGENREALRKILNGTGAELVVCDSLEEAVVRGAAGLEAGNTVLLAPAAASFDMFQDYRERGRVFSEAVKKLRSGVRA from the coding sequence ATGAACGAAATGCAGGGCGAAAAAATTCTGGTGGTGGGCCTCGGGGAAAGCGGCGCGGCGGCCTGCGAACATTTTCTCAAGCGCGGCGCCCGGGTCACGGCCACCGACCTTCGCGCCGAATCCGAAATCGCGTGCGCGCAGGCATTGCGCGAGCGCGGCGCCGCGCTCGAATGCGGCGGGCACCGCGAGGAGACGTTCGTCTCGGCCGACCGAATCGTCCTGAGCCCCGGTGTTCCCCCGACGATTCCCTCCCTCGAGGTAGCCCGCCGAAAGGGTATTTCCGTCACCGGGGAGCTGGAGCTCGGGGCGCGCGAGGCCAAGGCGCCGCTTCTCGCCGTGACCGGCACAAACGGCAAGGGCACCACGGTGTCCCTTCTGCACCACATCCTCGCGCGAAACGGAGTCAAGAGCGTCCTCGCGGGAAACGTCGGGCGCCCGCTCCTGCGCGCCGTCGAGGAGCAGCCGGACGCCGAGGTGTTCGTCGTGGAGGTGTCCAGTTTCCAGCTCGAGACGATCGAGCAATTCCACGCTCGCTCCGCCGTCATCCTGAATGTCACGCCCGACCATCTGGAGCGTTATGCCTCGTTTGAAGCGTATCGGGAGATGAAGGCGCACGTCTTCCTGAATCAGGAGGCAGGCGACCTGGCCCTCCTGAACGCCGACGAGCCGTGGCAGCGCGCCCTGGCAGAAAAGGCTACGGCCAGGGTGTGGTGGTTCGCCATGGGCGACGTTGTCAAAGGCCAGGGCGCCGTCGTCCGGAACGACACCGTTTTCGTGACGACGAATGAGGGCCGGCACGTCGAGGAGCTTATTTCGCTTTCTGAGACTAAGCTTCTGGGGCGGCACAACCTTCAAAACATCATGGCGGCGGCCTTGATGGCGCAGGATCGTGGCGTTCCCCTTCAAAGCATCCGCAAGGAGATCCGCTCCTTTCATGGGCTTCCCCATGTTATGGAGTTCGTGGCCGACGTCGGAGGCGTTGCCTTCTACGACAACTCGAAGGCCACGAACGTCGCGGCGGCCGTCAAGTCGCTCGAGGCCCTCGAAACCCCGCCCGCCGAGGCGGGCGAGCGCCGCGTCGTGCTTCTTTTGGGCGGGCGTGACAAGGGAGGCGACTACGCCCCCCTCCTCGAGGTGATTCCGCGCACCGTAAAGCGTCTGGTCCTGATGGGCGAGAACCGGGAGGCGCTCCGAAAAATTCTAAACGGTACGGGTGCGGAACTGGTCGTCTGCGACTCGCTTGAAGAGGCCGTCGTGCGCGGCGCGGCGGGACTCGAAGCGGGCAACACCGTGCTCCTTGCGCCTGCGGCGGCCAGCTTCGACATGTTTCAAGACTACCGCGAGCGCGGCCGGGTTTTTTCCGAGGCCGTGAAAAAACTCCGCTCGGGGGTTCGCGCATGA
- a CDS encoding phospho-N-acetylmuramoyl-pentapeptide-transferase: protein MLYHLLYPLHEVWGPFNIFRYITFRSAGAILTAMLCAFVLGPFVIRKLRDLQIGQHIREEGPKAHHAKTGTPTMGGLLILAAVALATLLWADLRNPYAWFALLTMLAFGVIGFLDDYRKTVRRRSQGLSARAKFSLQILAAVTVGVALVMLAAHGTYSTSLQMPFFKEVALKLGWFYVPFAVLVLASSSNAVNLTDGLDGLAVGSMLIVSATYTVLAYVAGHAIVADYLHVVNIKGAGEVTVFCASLVGACLGFLWYNAHPAEIFMGDTGALALGGAVGVVALIIKQEFLLILVGGLFVVEALSVILQVVSFRFQGKRLFKMAPLHHHFELSGWPESKIVIRFWILCIIFSLASLSTLKVR from the coding sequence ATGCTCTACCACCTCCTCTATCCGCTGCACGAAGTCTGGGGACCGTTCAACATCTTCCGCTACATCACGTTCCGCTCGGCGGGAGCCATCCTGACGGCCATGCTGTGCGCGTTCGTTCTGGGACCGTTCGTCATCCGAAAACTGCGCGACCTCCAGATCGGCCAGCACATCCGCGAGGAAGGCCCGAAGGCGCATCACGCCAAAACGGGGACGCCCACCATGGGCGGTCTTTTAATTCTCGCCGCCGTCGCGCTCGCCACGCTCCTTTGGGCCGACCTGAGAAACCCATACGCATGGTTCGCCTTGCTGACGATGCTCGCCTTCGGCGTCATCGGCTTTCTCGACGACTACCGCAAAACGGTGCGGCGGCGCTCTCAGGGCCTTTCGGCGCGCGCGAAATTCTCACTGCAGATTCTTGCGGCGGTCACCGTAGGTGTCGCCTTGGTGATGCTCGCGGCCCACGGAACGTATTCCACGAGCCTCCAGATGCCGTTCTTCAAAGAAGTCGCTCTGAAGCTCGGCTGGTTCTACGTGCCGTTTGCCGTGCTGGTGCTGGCGAGCTCCTCGAACGCCGTGAACCTGACCGACGGCCTCGACGGCCTAGCCGTGGGCTCGATGCTCATCGTCTCGGCCACCTACACGGTGCTCGCCTACGTCGCGGGCCATGCCATCGTCGCCGACTACCTGCACGTCGTTAACATCAAGGGCGCGGGCGAAGTAACGGTGTTCTGCGCGTCCCTGGTGGGAGCGTGCCTGGGGTTTTTGTGGTACAACGCGCATCCGGCCGAAATCTTCATGGGCGACACGGGCGCGCTCGCCCTGGGCGGGGCAGTAGGCGTGGTGGCGCTCATCATCAAGCAGGAATTTCTTCTCATCCTCGTGGGCGGCCTCTTCGTGGTGGAGGCGCTTTCCGTGATTCTCCAGGTGGTGTCGTTCCGCTTCCAGGGAAAACGCCTTTTCAAGATGGCGCCCCTGCACCACCATTTCGAGCTTTCCGGATGGCCGGAGTCGAAGATTGTGATTCGCTTCTGGATTCTTTGCATCATCTTCTCGCTCGCAAGCCTGAGCACGCTCAAGGTGAGGTAG
- a CDS encoding UDP-N-acetylmuramoyl-tripeptide--D-alanyl-D-alanine ligase encodes MRLEEMIQAMEGTLLQGSAKAEVQGVSIDSRTIRRGELFFAVEGPRFDGHAFLGEAASKGAAGAVVSGKTAPPVSAEFPQWPLVGVDDTTRALGRLGRAFKDRWPCVSVGVTGSAGKTGAKEILKAFLSAWYEVFASEGNLNNLYGLPLSLTRREPRHDALVCEMGISTPGEMERLVEIYTPDVMLFTCIAPAHLESFDSVEAIYREKTSVLKRMGANGTAVVNGDDAFLVRVCDELAGASAFQGRVIAYGLSQSCDVRASDVESRGFEGSSFKVSFPDGQGASLRLMLPGRANARNALGAAAAAWSLGVSAEAMAEKAVSLAPLEGRGRMLHLPGNIRVVDDSYNANPESFRAALEALKETPPSTGRGRNVLAAGDMLELGPGEHAFHEDVGALAASCEVDALFAVGERSRRMAAVARKGGVPNVREFTTAEEAGEALASFLREGDLVLVKGSRGMRMEEALAALRERLGAEERC; translated from the coding sequence ATGAGACTCGAAGAGATGATCCAAGCCATGGAAGGAACGCTTCTCCAGGGCTCCGCGAAGGCGGAGGTGCAGGGCGTCTCGATTGATTCGCGCACGATTCGCCGGGGCGAGCTTTTCTTCGCCGTCGAGGGCCCGCGCTTCGACGGCCACGCCTTCTTGGGCGAAGCGGCCTCGAAGGGTGCCGCCGGCGCCGTCGTCTCAGGGAAAACCGCGCCTCCCGTGTCCGCGGAATTTCCGCAATGGCCCCTCGTGGGCGTGGACGACACGACGCGGGCGCTCGGGCGCCTGGGCCGCGCCTTCAAGGACCGTTGGCCCTGCGTCTCGGTCGGCGTCACGGGAAGCGCCGGCAAGACGGGGGCGAAAGAAATTCTGAAGGCGTTTCTCTCCGCCTGGTACGAAGTGTTCGCCTCCGAGGGCAACCTGAACAACCTCTACGGGCTGCCGCTTTCGCTCACCCGCCGAGAGCCACGCCACGACGCGCTCGTCTGCGAGATGGGCATCAGCACGCCCGGGGAGATGGAGCGCCTCGTGGAAATTTACACGCCCGATGTCATGCTTTTCACGTGCATCGCACCCGCGCACTTGGAATCCTTCGATTCCGTTGAGGCCATCTACCGCGAAAAGACCTCCGTCCTCAAGCGCATGGGCGCGAATGGCACGGCTGTGGTAAACGGCGACGATGCCTTTCTGGTCCGTGTCTGCGATGAGCTTGCCGGTGCAAGCGCGTTCCAGGGCCGCGTCATCGCGTACGGGCTTTCGCAGTCCTGCGACGTGCGGGCCTCCGACGTGGAATCCAGGGGATTCGAGGGATCGTCTTTCAAGGTTTCCTTCCCGGACGGACAAGGCGCGTCGCTTCGCCTGATGCTCCCGGGGCGTGCGAACGCCCGGAACGCCCTAGGAGCGGCGGCCGCGGCGTGGAGCCTGGGCGTGAGCGCCGAGGCAATGGCGGAGAAAGCGGTGTCGCTTGCTCCCCTCGAAGGACGGGGGCGGATGCTGCATCTTCCGGGAAACATCCGCGTCGTGGACGATTCCTACAACGCCAACCCTGAATCATTTCGCGCGGCGCTCGAGGCGCTCAAGGAGACGCCCCCGTCCACGGGGCGGGGCCGCAACGTCCTCGCGGCGGGTGACATGCTGGAGCTCGGTCCCGGGGAGCACGCCTTTCACGAGGATGTCGGGGCCTTGGCGGCCTCGTGCGAGGTGGACGCGCTTTTCGCCGTGGGCGAACGGTCGCGCCGCATGGCCGCGGTCGCGCGGAAGGGCGGCGTCCCGAACGTACGGGAATTCACCACTGCGGAAGAGGCGGGCGAAGCGCTCGCCTCGTTTCTGCGCGAGGGCGACCTCGTGCTCGTCAAAGGCTCGCGGGGCATGCGGATGGAAGAAGCTCTCGCGGCGCTGCGCGAGCGCCTCGGTGCGGAGGAGCGTTGCTGA
- a CDS encoding UDP-N-acetylmuramoyl-L-alanyl-D-glutamate--2,6-diaminopimelate ligase encodes MTSEEPRGRTVQAIAKEIEGARAHGRTRVKVRSVACDSRRVRAGALFCAIRGEHLDGHAFLDEALKRGAKAVLSEEAPQRDLPWITASDARRAMARAACLVYEHPSRRLKVLGVTGTNGKTTVVHLLGHMLRALGSPCGVLGTLGYDLDGEALPAENTTPQAPDLQEMLFQLASRSVPYAAMEVSSHALSLGRVEGTRFAGAVFTGLTRDHLDFHGSMKAYFEAKRRLFEALPEDAWAVLNADNEHAEPMQKACRGRTLTYGLDAGAQVRAESVSLALDGLRFDVVSPRGRRRIHSPLIGMPNVSNLLAASAAAEMLELPFRDALNALAQAPPVRGRFEHIRAQQGFDVLVDYAHTDDALRNLLRSARSLRPKRVLTVFGCGGDRDKGKRIPMGRAAGEWSDLVFLTSDNPRGEGPQKILEDVEPGVREFRAPGEYVMEADRRRAIKLALRAARPGDLVVVAGKGHETHQILADRTVAFDDQQVVEEILKTL; translated from the coding sequence ATGACCAGTGAGGAACCGCGAGGTCGAACGGTGCAGGCGATAGCGAAAGAAATCGAGGGAGCCCGGGCGCACGGCCGGACGCGCGTCAAGGTGCGCTCCGTGGCATGCGATTCACGCCGAGTAAGGGCGGGGGCGCTCTTTTGCGCGATTCGCGGTGAACACCTCGACGGCCACGCGTTTCTCGACGAGGCCCTCAAGCGCGGCGCGAAGGCCGTCCTGAGCGAAGAGGCGCCGCAGCGGGACCTTCCATGGATTACGGCGTCCGATGCGCGGCGCGCCATGGCCCGAGCGGCCTGCCTTGTCTACGAGCATCCTTCCCGCCGCCTCAAGGTGCTGGGAGTCACGGGAACGAACGGAAAGACAACCGTCGTCCATCTCCTGGGCCACATGCTGCGCGCCCTGGGCAGCCCCTGCGGTGTCCTGGGGACGCTCGGATACGACCTCGACGGCGAAGCCCTCCCGGCCGAAAACACGACGCCCCAGGCCCCGGATCTGCAGGAAATGCTTTTCCAGTTGGCCAGCCGGAGCGTACCCTACGCGGCCATGGAGGTCTCGTCCCACGCGCTCAGCTTGGGACGCGTGGAGGGCACGCGCTTCGCGGGCGCCGTATTTACCGGCCTCACCCGCGACCACCTCGACTTCCACGGCTCGATGAAAGCGTATTTCGAGGCGAAGCGCCGGCTGTTCGAGGCGCTTCCGGAGGACGCCTGGGCCGTGCTCAACGCCGACAACGAGCACGCCGAGCCGATGCAAAAAGCCTGCCGCGGACGCACCCTGACCTACGGCCTGGACGCCGGGGCGCAGGTGCGCGCCGAGTCGGTCTCTCTCGCGCTCGACGGGCTGCGCTTCGACGTCGTCTCGCCGCGGGGGCGCAGGCGAATTCACTCGCCGCTCATCGGCATGCCGAACGTCTCGAACCTTCTCGCCGCGTCCGCCGCCGCGGAGATGCTCGAGCTTCCGTTCCGGGACGCCCTCAACGCGCTCGCCCAGGCGCCGCCCGTGCGCGGGCGCTTCGAGCACATACGCGCGCAGCAGGGGTTCGACGTCCTCGTGGACTACGCCCACACAGACGATGCGCTTCGAAACCTTCTGCGCTCGGCGCGCTCGCTTCGGCCCAAGCGGGTGCTCACGGTGTTCGGGTGCGGCGGTGACCGCGACAAGGGTAAACGCATTCCCATGGGGCGCGCCGCCGGCGAGTGGAGCGACCTTGTATTTCTGACTTCCGATAATCCCCGCGGCGAAGGCCCCCAAAAAATTCTCGAGGACGTGGAGCCCGGCGTACGGGAATTCCGCGCTCCCGGAGAATACGTGATGGAGGCGGACCGGCGCCGCGCCATCAAGCTCGCGCTCCGCGCCGCACGGCCGGGCGACCTGGTCGTCGTGGCGGGCAAAGGGCACGAGACGCACCAAATCCTGGCCGACCGCACCGTGGCTTTCGACGACCAACAGGTGGTGGAAGAAATTTTAAAGACTCTTTGA
- a CDS encoding penicillin-binding protein 2 produces MKARKNRQSAGAAKTRVSRVRLAMVAVGFLAAVSTIGWRLVEVQVFAHEDYAERVREQRQGILKIPSRRGTIYDRHGEELALSVDAVSLYAIPAHVDDPKGRARTLAKVLERPVREMEARLRKKASFVWIARKISKETWKTLEARGFSEETGFGVLSEYRRRYPKETLASHVVGYVSVDDVGLGGVEYAFNEHLSGTPVRLVVAKRPSGRVALLPPQFFEEPSTGGHVTLTLDHVVQHYAERELDRIVSEHNPRSASIVVLVPDTGAVLAMASRPAANPNRSHAEYPEAAWHNAAIENAYEPGSVMKIFIAASALDEKLVGSRELIFCENGSTQVAGFRIRDHKPFATLSVSEIIAHSSNVGAIKIGRRFKHRETLYRRLRAFGFGAPSGIELSGESAGILRKPRRWSALSRAALSIGQEMSASALQLARATAVLANGGHLVMPYVVQESTSPDGEVEHREAQPGPVVKILGTRALSAIRHMMEEVVEYGTGELARVEGYTVAGKTGTAQKVDPATGRYAEGRYVASFAGFLPVEEPRAVIVVLVDEPSRGFYYASDVAAPAFSRLGKEIMLQLGVPPSFGNRVLTAAYTSAENTVSRTAEITVRSAGRTAGAAPLYDQ; encoded by the coding sequence ATGAAGGCACGAAAAAACCGTCAGTCAGCCGGGGCCGCAAAAACCCGTGTTTCGCGCGTGCGGCTTGCCATGGTGGCGGTGGGATTTCTTGCCGCAGTGAGCACCATAGGCTGGCGCTTGGTCGAGGTGCAGGTCTTTGCACACGAGGACTACGCCGAGCGCGTCCGGGAGCAGCGCCAAGGCATCTTGAAGATTCCTTCCCGGCGCGGCACCATCTACGACCGCCACGGCGAAGAGCTGGCCCTGAGCGTGGACGCCGTATCGCTCTACGCCATCCCGGCGCACGTGGATGACCCCAAGGGCCGCGCGCGAACGCTCGCGAAAGTACTTGAGCGCCCGGTTCGTGAGATGGAGGCACGCCTGCGCAAGAAGGCATCCTTCGTATGGATCGCACGCAAGATTTCAAAGGAGACATGGAAAACCCTTGAGGCGCGGGGATTCTCGGAAGAAACCGGTTTCGGCGTCCTGAGCGAGTACCGCCGCCGTTACCCGAAAGAGACCCTCGCCTCCCATGTCGTGGGCTACGTGAGCGTGGACGATGTCGGCCTCGGGGGCGTGGAGTACGCCTTCAATGAGCACCTGAGCGGAACGCCCGTCCGCCTCGTCGTGGCCAAGCGCCCGAGCGGTCGCGTGGCGCTCCTGCCTCCCCAGTTTTTTGAAGAGCCGTCCACCGGGGGACACGTCACGCTCACGCTCGACCATGTGGTGCAGCACTACGCGGAGCGGGAGCTCGACCGCATCGTCTCGGAGCACAACCCGCGCAGCGCCTCCATCGTTGTATTAGTCCCTGACACCGGCGCCGTGCTCGCGATGGCCAGCCGCCCCGCTGCGAATCCCAACCGCTCCCACGCCGAGTACCCCGAAGCCGCCTGGCACAACGCGGCGATTGAAAACGCTTACGAGCCCGGGTCGGTTATGAAAATTTTTATCGCGGCTTCGGCGCTCGACGAAAAGCTCGTCGGCTCGCGCGAGTTAATTTTCTGCGAAAACGGCTCCACCCAGGTAGCCGGCTTTCGCATCCGTGACCACAAGCCCTTCGCCACACTCTCCGTCTCGGAGATCATAGCGCATTCGAGCAACGTGGGCGCCATTAAGATCGGCAGACGGTTCAAGCACCGTGAAACCCTGTACCGCCGCCTGAGGGCGTTCGGCTTCGGTGCACCTTCGGGTATAGAGCTTTCGGGCGAGAGCGCGGGCATCCTGCGCAAGCCGCGCCGGTGGTCGGCGCTCTCCCGGGCGGCGCTCTCGATCGGCCAGGAGATGAGCGCCTCCGCGCTCCAACTCGCGCGCGCGACGGCCGTGCTCGCAAACGGAGGCCACCTCGTCATGCCCTACGTCGTCCAGGAAAGCACGAGCCCGGACGGTGAGGTGGAGCACCGCGAGGCGCAGCCGGGACCAGTGGTAAAAATTCTCGGCACCCGCGCGCTCTCCGCCATTCGGCACATGATGGAGGAAGTGGTCGAGTACGGCACGGGCGAGCTGGCGCGCGTCGAGGGCTACACGGTGGCCGGAAAGACCGGCACGGCCCAGAAAGTGGACCCGGCCACGGGACGCTACGCCGAGGGACGCTACGTGGCGTCGTTTGCCGGATTCCTGCCGGTGGAAGAGCCGCGAGCCGTGATCGTCGTGCTCGTGGACGAGCCGTCGCGCGGCTTCTACTACGCAAGCGACGTGGCGGCGCCGGCCTTCAGCCGCCTGGGAAAAGAAATCATGCTCCAGCTGGGGGTGCCGCCTTCGTTCGGAAACCGCGTGCTCACGGCGGCCTACACCAGCGCCGAGAACACCGTGAGCCGCACGGCGGAAATCACGGTGCGCTCAGCGGGACGAACGGCGGGGGCAGCGCCGCTATATGACCAGTGA
- a CDS encoding cell division protein FtsL yields MRHRRYVQHHTTRNRTLWMQLNRKRGREVLVFFVLAVLVAVPLLLYIGFRVERMRLLTAIDKIQRETLTLREKNRMLRVEKARLESLNRVEATAHAELHMVDSTAQNVTLVFSENELRRAELAGHGARVLPEEKTQP; encoded by the coding sequence ATGCGTCACCGCCGCTACGTCCAGCACCACACGACTAGAAACCGCACCCTTTGGATGCAGCTCAACCGCAAGCGCGGCCGCGAGGTGCTTGTGTTTTTCGTCCTTGCGGTACTCGTGGCCGTGCCGCTCCTTCTTTACATCGGCTTCCGTGTCGAGCGCATGCGGCTCCTCACCGCGATCGACAAGATCCAGCGGGAGACCCTCACGCTCCGGGAGAAAAACCGGATGCTTCGGGTGGAAAAGGCCCGCCTCGAATCCCTGAATCGTGTCGAGGCCACGGCGCATGCGGAGCTCCACATGGTGGACTCGACGGCGCAGAACGTGACGCTCGTGTTTTCCGAAAATGAGCTGCGGCGCGCCGAGCTTGCCGGACACGGCGCACGCGTTCTTCCCGAGGAAAAGACGCAGCCATGA
- the rsmH gene encoding 16S rRNA (cytosine(1402)-N(4))-methyltransferase RsmH, giving the protein MTTTHEPVLLEEAMHYLAPGERDGVFVDCTVGGGGHAAEILRRAGASAKLLGIDVDKAAIKAARKALKKEEKAGRVTFLQRNFKELPEALDELKIERVSGVLADLGVSSLQLEDQKRGFSFMRDGPLDMRMNQALGTTAADLVNTLHERALSDLIFEFSEEPFARRIARTLVEERAKKPIKRTLELRQIVERAKPPQGGAIHPATKTFQALRIAVNRELDGLAAWIDKTAERLSPGARMVILSFHSLEDRLVKHAFQYLERTCVCPPRQPQCECGKVRAAKILTKRPVEPREAEIARNPRARSAKLRACERI; this is encoded by the coding sequence ATGACCACGACACACGAACCCGTGCTCTTGGAGGAGGCGATGCATTACCTTGCCCCCGGCGAGCGGGACGGCGTCTTCGTGGACTGCACCGTGGGTGGCGGTGGACACGCCGCGGAAATCCTGCGCCGCGCGGGTGCCTCGGCGAAGCTCCTCGGCATCGACGTGGACAAGGCCGCTATCAAGGCCGCCCGAAAGGCCCTCAAGAAGGAGGAGAAAGCGGGGCGCGTGACGTTTCTCCAGCGCAACTTCAAGGAACTGCCCGAGGCCCTGGATGAGCTTAAAATCGAGCGTGTCTCGGGCGTTCTTGCCGATCTGGGTGTTTCGTCGCTCCAGCTTGAGGATCAAAAGCGTGGATTTTCTTTTATGCGGGACGGCCCTCTCGACATGCGGATGAATCAAGCGCTCGGCACGACCGCCGCGGATTTGGTAAACACGCTTCACGAGCGGGCGCTTTCGGATTTAATTTTTGAGTTCAGTGAAGAGCCCTTCGCACGCCGCATAGCGCGGACCTTGGTCGAGGAACGCGCGAAAAAGCCCATCAAGCGTACCTTGGAGCTTCGGCAAATCGTGGAGCGCGCGAAGCCCCCTCAAGGTGGAGCCATCCATCCGGCCACGAAGACTTTCCAGGCGCTCCGCATCGCCGTGAACCGCGAGCTAGACGGCCTCGCCGCCTGGATCGACAAAACGGCCGAGCGCCTGAGCCCCGGGGCCCGAATGGTCATCCTGTCGTTCCACTCCCTCGAAGACCGCCTCGTAAAACACGCTTTCCAGTACCTTGAGCGAACGTGCGTTTGCCCCCCGCGCCAGCCCCAGTGTGAGTGCGGGAAAGTGCGCGCCGCCAAGATCCTTACGAAGCGGCCCGTGGAGCCCCGGGAGGCCGAAATCGCCCGCAACCCTCGCGCCCGGAGCGCCAAGCTTCGCGCCTGCGAGCGAATCTAG
- a CDS encoding division/cell wall cluster transcriptional repressor MraZ produces the protein MFRGNFQAKVDEKGRLKIPTRFRDILRKQYGDEVYVTCFSTKGEYLRVYPLSVWQRIEQSLSRIPLTEPARQPFEDAVSYYGLESKMDPQGRVLVSQILRQTSQVEGQEVCVLGKGNFLEVWRLAAFKQRLRRTPSTNKTLHRLSQYPVWDDGGEQKT, from the coding sequence ATGTTTCGCGGAAATTTTCAGGCGAAGGTAGACGAGAAAGGGCGGCTTAAAATCCCGACCCGTTTTCGCGACATCCTGCGCAAGCAGTACGGCGACGAGGTCTACGTAACCTGCTTCTCGACGAAGGGTGAGTATCTGCGCGTCTATCCGCTTTCGGTGTGGCAGCGCATCGAGCAAAGCTTATCCCGCATTCCGCTCACCGAGCCCGCGCGCCAGCCGTTCGAGGACGCCGTAAGCTACTACGGCCTCGAGAGCAAGATGGACCCCCAGGGGCGCGTACTCGTTTCGCAGATCCTGCGCCAGACGTCCCAGGTGGAAGGCCAGGAGGTATGCGTCCTCGGCAAGGGTAATTTTCTCGAAGTCTGGAGGCTCGCGGCCTTCAAGCAGCGCCTCAGAAGGACCCCCTCGACGAACAAAACCCTGCACCGCTTAAGCCAGTATCCCGTCTGGGACGACGGGGGCGAACAGAAAACGTAA